The following are encoded together in the Variovorax sp. PBS-H4 genome:
- a CDS encoding recombinase family protein, which translates to MSRVFAYCRVSTADQTTDNQVQEIAAAGFTVTPQRTITETVSGSVAASERVGFGRLLDKLEAGDVLVVTKLDRLGRNAMDVRATVEALTGLGVRVHCLALGGVDLTSPAGKMTMAVIAAVAEFERDLLIERTQAGLARAKSEGKTLGRPQALQGRAMDDVRERLVKGEPVASIARAHNTSRQTIMRIRDAMAPA; encoded by the coding sequence ATGTCCCGAGTCTTTGCCTACTGCCGCGTCTCTACCGCCGACCAGACCACCGACAACCAAGTGCAGGAGATCGCTGCGGCCGGCTTCACGGTCACCCCTCAGCGCACCATCACGGAGACCGTCTCGGGGTCCGTAGCGGCCTCGGAGCGGGTCGGTTTCGGGAGGCTCCTCGACAAGCTTGAGGCGGGGGATGTCCTAGTGGTCACCAAGTTGGACCGCCTCGGGCGCAACGCGATGGACGTGAGGGCGACCGTAGAGGCGCTCACGGGCCTCGGCGTTCGCGTGCACTGCCTCGCCCTCGGCGGGGTGGACCTCACCAGCCCGGCCGGCAAGATGACCATGGCTGTGATCGCCGCCGTGGCGGAGTTCGAGCGTGATTTGCTGATCGAGCGGACCCAGGCGGGACTCGCTCGGGCGAAGTCGGAAGGGAAGACTCTCGGGCGCCCTCAGGCTTTGCAGGGGCGGGCGATGGATGATGTGCGTGAGCGGCTTGTGAAGGGCGAGCCAGTCGCGTCCATCGCCCGTGCCCACAACACCAGTCGGCAAACCATCATGCGCATTCGGGATGCGATGGCGCCGGCCTGA
- a CDS encoding MAPEG family protein: protein MHLPALTLAYWCVLAAALLPYVAAYIAKAGSFRGRDNQAPREWMTRQAGWRARALAAQNNIFEGLAFFVGAVVIAHQLGAVQARLDMLAAAYVLLRIVYIAFYILGLGTARSAAWALAFALNVAILFIAGR from the coding sequence ATGCACCTGCCCGCATTGACGCTGGCGTACTGGTGCGTGCTCGCCGCGGCGCTGCTGCCTTACGTCGCGGCCTACATCGCGAAAGCGGGCAGCTTCAGGGGGCGCGACAACCAGGCGCCGCGCGAATGGATGACACGCCAGGCCGGCTGGCGCGCGCGAGCGCTGGCCGCACAGAACAACATCTTCGAGGGCCTCGCCTTCTTCGTCGGCGCGGTGGTCATCGCGCATCAGCTCGGCGCGGTGCAGGCGCGACTCGACATGCTGGCCGCTGCTTACGTGCTGCTGCGCATCGTCTACATCGCGTTCTACATTCTGGGCTTGGGCACCGCGCGCAGCGCGGCATGGGCGCTCGCATTCGCGCTCAACGTCGCAATCCTCTTCATCGCCGGCCGTTAG
- a CDS encoding MarR family winged helix-turn-helix transcriptional regulator, with the protein MNIGLMSYERVTSEMRKAAPGITAEQIQTFIAVVRSGRCSQTEISKITGFTRQATSRHVAKLVRAGLLAQHADPESGRRRVVRLTARGRLIPATLGGLSGRVARGSSTAS; encoded by the coding sequence TTGAACATCGGTCTGATGAGCTATGAGCGAGTGACCTCCGAGATGCGCAAGGCTGCGCCGGGCATCACCGCCGAGCAGATTCAGACCTTCATTGCGGTCGTGCGAAGTGGCCGGTGCTCGCAGACCGAGATCAGCAAGATCACCGGTTTCACAAGGCAAGCCACGTCCCGGCATGTCGCCAAGTTGGTACGGGCGGGACTCCTCGCCCAGCATGCGGACCCTGAGAGCGGCAGGCGCCGAGTGGTTCGGCTCACGGCACGCGGAAGACTCATTCCGGCAACGCTCGGCGGCCTCTCAGGAAGGGTAGCAAGGGGATCTTCAACAGCATCGTGA
- a CDS encoding site-specific integrase codes for MASTLTGLNQRGSRWYLNIVVPPDLRAAYGKRAMNIALGTSDRRAATLLGTVKRAEWLAAFEAKRSELNPSPVDAITPDMAALLAERTRAVVLGRDDNIRADLSLLADIARVHRVRSQLSIPDAGIIDSRIDDLSGATEEEREALADLNAFRDGKAAVSLAGQNLAAVLPLVQAEAAKLGVSFDVKTPGARGALLACLKAYRTAHKEVTLRDTGEVIDTPMVLTAPKALKPAKPRTLRDVFDKWKTSGDSPRSADSIGAYERALKQFEGQQKGLALAAITREVGDTYRTWLRENCTTPKTARDRLTAIKSLLKYAHETLEWLPKQPWRGLDIKAPTTNKRRPWTTEELKALFAAPLHTAYALPDARYGGREAAYWIPLLGLFTGTRLGELCQLKTADVQKVEGIDVLVLTNEGEGQSIKSDAGHRSVPIHSELIRLGFLTYVEAIRKTRSDSLWPSLPLREGKPSDLFGRWFKDHRNALGLTGTRPDFHCFRHTVRAPMRRAGFSEATQDKVTGHKIKGSIGTVVYDHWTLKEVQEAVEAIQYPALRLPVVAP; via the coding sequence ATGGCAAGCACCCTCACGGGGCTCAATCAGCGAGGCTCGCGGTGGTATCTCAACATCGTTGTCCCGCCCGACCTCCGCGCGGCTTACGGCAAGCGGGCGATGAACATCGCGCTTGGCACCAGCGACCGCCGAGCGGCCACCCTACTGGGCACCGTGAAGCGGGCTGAATGGCTGGCTGCCTTCGAGGCCAAGAGAAGCGAACTCAACCCTTCCCCGGTTGACGCGATAACCCCCGACATGGCCGCGCTGCTGGCCGAGCGCACCCGGGCAGTCGTCCTGGGCCGTGATGACAACATCCGCGCTGATCTTTCATTGCTCGCGGACATCGCCCGCGTGCACCGGGTGAGGTCGCAGTTGAGCATCCCCGACGCGGGCATCATCGATTCCCGTATTGATGACCTGAGCGGTGCCACAGAGGAGGAACGTGAGGCACTTGCCGACCTGAACGCATTTCGCGATGGCAAGGCTGCGGTGTCGCTTGCTGGACAAAACCTCGCCGCGGTGCTTCCCCTCGTGCAGGCCGAGGCGGCAAAGCTCGGGGTCTCGTTCGATGTGAAGACTCCGGGTGCTCGCGGCGCCCTCCTCGCCTGCCTGAAGGCTTACCGCACGGCGCACAAGGAGGTGACCCTCAGAGATACCGGGGAGGTCATCGATACGCCGATGGTCCTCACCGCGCCAAAGGCGCTGAAGCCGGCCAAGCCCCGCACTTTGCGCGACGTGTTCGACAAATGGAAGACCTCCGGGGACTCACCCCGCTCGGCCGACTCCATCGGGGCCTACGAACGTGCCCTCAAGCAGTTCGAGGGACAGCAGAAGGGGCTCGCCCTGGCCGCCATCACAAGGGAGGTCGGCGACACGTACCGGACATGGCTCCGCGAGAACTGCACCACGCCGAAGACGGCGCGAGACCGCCTCACCGCGATCAAGTCGCTTCTGAAGTACGCGCATGAAACCCTTGAGTGGCTCCCGAAGCAACCTTGGCGAGGCTTGGACATCAAGGCGCCGACCACGAACAAGCGCCGGCCCTGGACCACCGAGGAACTGAAAGCACTGTTTGCCGCGCCGCTGCACACCGCGTATGCCCTTCCCGATGCCCGCTATGGTGGCCGGGAGGCGGCCTACTGGATTCCCCTCCTGGGGCTCTTTACGGGGACCCGCCTTGGCGAACTGTGCCAACTGAAGACCGCTGACGTGCAGAAGGTTGAGGGGATTGATGTCCTGGTGCTGACGAACGAGGGCGAAGGTCAGAGCATCAAGAGCGATGCCGGCCACCGGAGCGTCCCGATTCACAGCGAACTCATCAGGCTAGGGTTTCTCACGTACGTCGAAGCGATCAGGAAGACCCGCAGCGACTCCCTCTGGCCTTCCCTGCCGCTGCGTGAAGGGAAACCAAGCGACCTCTTCGGGCGCTGGTTCAAGGACCACCGCAACGCTTTGGGCCTCACTGGCACGCGGCCGGACTTTCATTGCTTCCGCCACACGGTACGCGCACCTATGCGACGTGCGGGATTCAGCGAGGCCACCCAAGACAAGGTGACGGGCCACAAGATCAAGGGAAGCATCGGCACGGTGGTTTACGATCATTGGACGCTGAAGGAGGTTCAGGAGGCCGTGGAGGCGATCCAGTACCCTGCCCTCAGGTTGCCCGTGGTGGCGCCGTGA
- the dnaX gene encoding DNA polymerase III subunit gamma/tau has product MAYLVLARKHRPRTFSEMVGQEHVVQALENALTSQRLHHAYLFTGTRGVGKTTVSRILAKSLNCQGPDGQGGITAAPCGACQACRDIDSGRFVDYTELDAASNRGVDEVQALLEQAAYKPVQGRFKVFMIDEVHMLTGHAFNAMLKTLEEPPEYLKFVLATTDPQKVPVTVLSRCLQFNLRPMAPETVLEHLTRVLQTETVPAEPHALRLIARAARGSMRDALSLTDQAIAFGNGELTEDGVRRMLGSVDRGHVFRLIEALAQGDGKTVVETAEGLRRDGLSAASTLEEMTTVLQAMAVLQAVPSRAEPGDASDPDAAETARLAAAMPADETQLLYSLCLHGRGELGLAPDEYAALTMVLLRLLAFKPAAVAGAEKKTLNEAPAALPERVQAPRPASLAAPPVAAAQAAPAASVATRAAPPPGHRLPVREEGHPAATQPPLEAAPSTAQVLAMQVRVQPPPGARDLARESAPALIEPSEEGDFWYATVTQLVAAEAITALARELALQSQLVARDVDQWLLRVERESLNQAGSRDKLQVALATLGHGVKLAIEIGVVADSPARRNKQAADARQREAEEAIRNDPEVQSMMRDWDARIVPGTLRPA; this is encoded by the coding sequence ATGGCCTATCTCGTTCTCGCTCGCAAACACCGCCCCAGGACCTTCAGCGAGATGGTGGGCCAGGAGCATGTGGTGCAGGCGCTCGAGAACGCGCTGACCTCCCAGCGGCTGCACCATGCCTACCTCTTCACCGGAACCCGCGGCGTCGGCAAGACCACCGTTTCTCGCATCCTGGCCAAGTCGCTCAACTGTCAGGGGCCGGACGGGCAGGGCGGCATCACTGCCGCGCCTTGCGGTGCCTGCCAGGCCTGCAGGGACATCGATTCAGGGCGCTTCGTCGACTACACCGAACTGGACGCGGCCTCGAACCGCGGCGTGGACGAGGTCCAGGCCCTGCTCGAGCAGGCGGCCTACAAACCGGTGCAGGGGCGCTTCAAGGTCTTCATGATCGACGAGGTGCACATGCTCACCGGCCACGCCTTCAACGCGATGTTGAAGACGCTGGAGGAACCGCCGGAATACCTCAAGTTCGTCCTGGCGACCACCGATCCGCAGAAGGTGCCCGTCACCGTTCTGTCTCGCTGCCTGCAATTCAACCTGCGCCCGATGGCACCCGAGACGGTGCTCGAGCATCTCACCCGTGTGCTGCAGACCGAGACCGTGCCGGCCGAGCCGCATGCGCTGCGGCTGATCGCGCGCGCGGCCCGGGGCTCGATGCGCGATGCGCTGTCGCTGACCGACCAGGCCATCGCGTTCGGCAACGGCGAGCTGACGGAGGACGGCGTGCGCCGGATGCTGGGCAGCGTCGACCGCGGCCACGTGTTCCGGTTGATCGAGGCACTGGCGCAGGGTGACGGCAAGACAGTGGTCGAGACCGCCGAGGGGCTGCGCCGCGACGGTCTGTCGGCCGCCTCCACGCTCGAGGAAATGACGACGGTGCTCCAGGCCATGGCCGTGCTGCAGGCCGTGCCCTCGCGCGCCGAGCCAGGCGATGCGAGCGACCCCGATGCAGCGGAGACCGCGCGCCTCGCGGCCGCGATGCCGGCCGACGAGACGCAACTGCTCTACAGCCTTTGCCTGCATGGCCGAGGCGAGCTGGGCCTGGCGCCCGACGAGTACGCCGCGCTGACCATGGTGCTTCTGCGCCTGCTGGCCTTCAAGCCTGCGGCCGTGGCCGGCGCGGAAAAAAAAACTCTGAATGAAGCCCCTGCGGCGTTGCCGGAGCGCGTCCAAGCGCCTCGGCCCGCTTCATTGGCGGCACCACCAGTCGCCGCGGCCCAGGCAGCGCCCGCCGCATCTGTCGCAACGCGCGCCGCGCCGCCGCCCGGCCATCGCTTGCCGGTGCGGGAAGAGGGCCACCCGGCGGCCACCCAGCCCCCGCTCGAAGCGGCTCCGTCGACGGCCCAGGTGCTGGCGATGCAGGTGCGCGTGCAGCCGCCGCCTGGCGCGCGCGACCTTGCCCGCGAGAGTGCTCCGGCGCTCATCGAACCGAGCGAGGAGGGCGACTTCTGGTATGCGACCGTCACTCAGCTGGTGGCGGCCGAGGCGATCACCGCGCTGGCCCGCGAACTTGCGCTGCAATCGCAGCTGGTGGCGCGGGACGTCGACCAGTGGCTGCTGCGCGTGGAGCGCGAGTCGCTGAACCAGGCGGGCAGCCGTGACAAACTGCAGGTGGCGCTGGCAACGCTGGGGCATGGCGTGAAGCTCGCCATCGAAATCGGCGTCGTGGCCGACAGCCCGGCGCGCCGCAACAAGCAGGCGGCGGACGCGCGCCAGCGCGAGGCCGAGGAAGCGATCCGCAACGACCCCGAAGTGCAGTCCATGATGCGCGACTGGGACGCGAGGATCGTGCCGGGTACGCTGCGGCCTGCCTGA
- a CDS encoding YbaB/EbfC family nucleoid-associated protein, translating into MFNKGQLAGLMKQAQAMQDNLKKAQEELATIEVEGESGAGLVKVVMTCKHDVKRITIDPSLLADDKDMLEDLVAAAFNAAVRKAEETSEQKMGKLTAGMPGLPPGMKLPF; encoded by the coding sequence ATGTTCAACAAAGGACAACTTGCCGGCCTCATGAAGCAGGCGCAGGCAATGCAGGACAACCTCAAGAAGGCGCAGGAAGAACTGGCCACCATCGAGGTCGAAGGCGAGTCGGGCGCCGGCCTGGTGAAGGTCGTGATGACGTGCAAGCACGACGTGAAGCGCATCACCATCGACCCCAGTCTGCTGGCCGACGACAAGGACATGCTGGAAGACCTGGTGGCCGCAGCGTTCAACGCCGCGGTGCGCAAGGCCGAGGAGACCAGCGAGCAGAAGATGGGCAAGCTGACGGCGGGCATGCCGGGCCTGCCGCCCGGCATGAAGCTGCCTTTCTAA
- a CDS encoding TIGR03862 family flavoprotein, with protein MSRTAAPKENSIAAKGEGTSVSGGHVKIAVVGGGPAGLMAADVLSAQGLPVHVYDAMPSAGRKFLLAGRGGLNLTHSEPFERFASRFGERRAQIEPLLQVFGPEALRDWVHGLGVQTFVGSSGRVFPTDMKAAPLLRAWMHRLRERGVSFHMRHRWLGWSDADTVPHRLRFATPAGDLELSAEATVLALGGASWSRLGSDGAWVPWLAGRGVEVAPLVPANCGFDIGWTPYFAERFAGVPFKSVAISFIDARDRRFARKGEFVATATGIEGSLIYAASSLLRDEIAAGGSATLWLDLLPDRSAEQVRAAVLHPRGARSVASHLKSRLGLDGIKTAVLHEVLTRDEMLEPEKLARTIKALPLRLVAPRPIDEAISSAGGVRFEALGADLMSRAMPGLFCAGEMLDWEAPTGGYLLTASMASGVVAARGVLQFLALGAPES; from the coding sequence ATGAGCCGCACGGCCGCTCCGAAGGAGAACAGCATCGCAGCCAAAGGTGAAGGTACTTCAGTGAGCGGCGGTCACGTGAAGATCGCCGTGGTCGGCGGTGGTCCCGCCGGGCTGATGGCCGCCGACGTGCTGAGCGCCCAGGGCCTGCCCGTGCATGTCTATGACGCCATGCCCTCGGCCGGACGCAAGTTCCTGCTGGCGGGACGCGGCGGCCTGAATCTCACGCATTCCGAGCCTTTCGAGCGCTTTGCCAGCCGCTTCGGCGAGCGTCGCGCGCAGATCGAGCCGCTGCTGCAGGTCTTCGGGCCGGAGGCTCTGCGCGACTGGGTTCACGGCCTCGGCGTCCAGACTTTCGTCGGCAGTTCGGGCCGCGTGTTTCCCACCGACATGAAGGCGGCGCCGCTGTTGCGCGCCTGGATGCACCGGCTGCGGGAGCGCGGCGTGAGCTTCCACATGCGCCATCGCTGGCTCGGCTGGTCCGATGCAGACACGGTTCCGCACCGGCTGCGCTTCGCCACGCCCGCCGGCGACCTCGAACTGAGCGCCGAGGCCACCGTGCTGGCGCTCGGCGGCGCCAGTTGGTCGCGCCTGGGCTCCGACGGCGCCTGGGTCCCCTGGCTGGCCGGGCGCGGCGTGGAGGTGGCGCCGCTGGTGCCGGCCAACTGCGGGTTCGACATCGGATGGACGCCGTACTTCGCAGAGCGCTTTGCCGGCGTGCCCTTCAAGTCCGTGGCGATCTCCTTCATCGACGCCCGGGACCGGCGCTTTGCGCGCAAGGGAGAGTTCGTCGCAACCGCGACCGGCATCGAAGGCAGCCTGATCTATGCGGCGTCCTCGCTGCTGCGCGACGAAATCGCAGCCGGGGGCAGCGCCACGCTCTGGCTCGACCTGCTGCCCGACCGCAGCGCCGAGCAGGTGCGCGCTGCCGTGCTGCATCCCCGCGGCGCGCGCTCGGTGGCCAGCCACCTGAAGAGCCGGCTCGGCCTCGACGGCATCAAGACGGCGGTGCTGCACGAGGTGCTCACGCGAGATGAGATGCTGGAGCCCGAAAAGCTGGCACGGACCATCAAGGCGCTGCCGCTGCGGCTGGTCGCGCCGCGGCCGATCGACGAGGCGATCAGCAGCGCCGGCGGCGTGCGTTTCGAGGCACTCGGCGCCGACCTGATGAGCAGGGCGATGCCCGGCCTTTTCTGTGCCGGCGAGATGCTCGACTGGGAGGCGCCGACCGGCGGCTATCTGCTGACAGCCTCCATGGCAAGCGGCGTGGTCGCTGCCCGGGGCGTCCTGCAGTTCCTGGCGCTCGGCGCTCCCGAATCATGA
- a CDS encoding M12 family metallopeptidase translates to MPTAHPRSARPSAAGKTKIQPAGARRYCVQPVQAPRQFDTGVSAGRASAILAASKKWVNGTQLNYYCYKRGDGVPAAWQGNSTDAAVVEEAFEAWAKLGIGIGFRRVEAPEDAIVRIGFDPQDGSWSHVGRDVLTVRDPLQRTMNFGWPLNTDYGRDTALHEIGHTLGLEHEHQNPHAGITWNRQAVIDYFSGPPNHWQEPQIEWNILRKIPASEVKGTTWDPDSVMEYHLEPGLIDAPAQYREGLVPKGGLSYADKAWVVESYPGVRAPAPGTLKVGLSQLLKIKVGETRNFEFVPPRTRTYNIGTFGTSDTVLVLFEVTPAGNVQIAGSDDSGTDLNARVSVRLQKSRHYVVGVRLYYADAVLETSLMAW, encoded by the coding sequence ATGCCCACTGCGCACCCCCGAAGCGCCCGCCCATCCGCTGCCGGCAAAACCAAGATCCAGCCGGCCGGCGCGCGCCGCTACTGCGTGCAGCCCGTGCAGGCGCCTCGGCAGTTCGATACCGGCGTCTCCGCCGGTCGCGCCTCCGCGATCCTGGCCGCCAGCAAGAAGTGGGTGAACGGCACGCAGCTCAACTACTACTGCTACAAGCGTGGCGACGGCGTGCCGGCTGCCTGGCAAGGCAACAGCACCGACGCGGCCGTGGTCGAGGAGGCCTTCGAGGCTTGGGCCAAGCTGGGCATCGGCATCGGCTTTCGCCGCGTCGAGGCGCCCGAGGATGCGATCGTTCGCATCGGATTCGATCCGCAGGACGGCTCCTGGTCGCATGTGGGCCGCGATGTGCTCACCGTGCGCGACCCGCTGCAGCGGACGATGAATTTCGGCTGGCCGCTCAACACCGACTACGGCCGCGACACCGCCCTTCACGAAATCGGTCACACGCTGGGCCTCGAGCACGAGCACCAGAACCCCCATGCCGGCATCACCTGGAATCGACAGGCGGTCATCGACTACTTCTCCGGCCCACCCAACCATTGGCAGGAGCCGCAGATCGAGTGGAACATCCTGCGCAAGATCCCGGCCTCGGAAGTCAAGGGCACGACCTGGGACCCGGACTCGGTCATGGAGTACCACTTGGAGCCCGGACTCATCGACGCGCCCGCGCAATACCGCGAAGGGCTGGTGCCCAAGGGCGGACTCTCTTACGCTGACAAGGCCTGGGTGGTGGAGTCGTATCCCGGCGTCCGCGCGCCGGCGCCCGGCACACTCAAGGTCGGGCTGTCGCAGTTGCTCAAGATCAAGGTCGGCGAGACCCGCAATTTCGAGTTCGTGCCCCCGCGCACGCGGACCTACAACATCGGCACATTCGGCACGTCCGACACGGTGCTGGTGCTGTTCGAGGTCACGCCTGCCGGCAACGTGCAGATCGCCGGCAGCGACGACAGTGGCACCGACCTCAACGCGCGGGTGAGCGTGAGGCTGCAGAAGAGCCGCCACTACGTGGTCGGCGTGCGCCTCTACTACGCCGACGCAGTCCTCGAAACCTCGCTGATGGCCTGGTGA
- the recR gene encoding recombination mediator RecR: MADSSALDALIEALRRLPGVGVKSASRMAFHLLQHDREAMQRMARSLQEAAAQVRHCERCNTFTEAPVCSVCLDARRDGTKLCVVETPADQAALERTGAFRGYYFVLMGKLSPLDGIGPKDIGLSKLFDCALDGTVSEVILATNFTAEGEATAHVIGEALRQRGLTVTRLARGVPAGSELEYVDLGTIAHALVDRR; encoded by the coding sequence ATGGCGGATTCGAGCGCGCTCGATGCACTCATCGAGGCCTTGCGACGCCTGCCCGGCGTCGGCGTCAAGTCGGCCTCGCGCATGGCTTTCCACCTGCTGCAGCATGACCGCGAGGCCATGCAGCGGATGGCGCGCTCCCTGCAGGAGGCGGCTGCGCAGGTGCGGCATTGCGAGCGCTGCAACACGTTCACCGAGGCGCCGGTATGCAGCGTCTGCCTCGACGCACGACGTGACGGCACCAAGCTGTGCGTGGTCGAGACACCGGCGGACCAGGCAGCGCTGGAGCGCACCGGTGCGTTCCGCGGCTATTACTTCGTGTTGATGGGCAAGCTGAGCCCGCTCGACGGCATCGGCCCCAAGGACATCGGCCTCTCGAAGCTGTTCGATTGCGCGCTCGACGGCACGGTGAGCGAGGTGATCCTCGCGACCAACTTCACCGCCGAAGGCGAGGCCACCGCGCACGTGATCGGCGAGGCACTGCGTCAGCGCGGCCTCACGGTGACGCGGCTCGCGCGCGGCGTGCCGGCGGGCAGCGAGCTCGAGTACGTGGACCTCGGCACCATCGCGCACGCGCTGGTCGACCGTCGATGA
- a CDS encoding antA/AntB antirepressor family protein — protein MSTRDGRSLVSTVNTVPTSTMLTLGFIPSQAARIIRVRRVLPLVDDRRAPCLDARKLWERIGKPHGRFDKWADRLIRPLMDQPDLSAQIWAVKVAARGTPRIDYKLSRNVAAHLAMMVTTPEGADIRDYFLDMEDLAQRLTEHLGVRVTAIVETDREVTHMMRRRAGDDAKARRIPKAAVLSAATEREKRLKDTVCLVLTGYRTRWWRETFGRRVRDVLDTSDAALYAKCYESALAAIGSGVVKNPDALVRFLTPTYGGKVRPQKYRVREAT, from the coding sequence ATGAGCACCCGCGACGGCCGCTCTCTCGTCAGCACCGTCAACACGGTGCCCACCTCCACAATGCTGACCCTCGGGTTCATCCCCTCGCAGGCTGCGCGGATCATTCGGGTTCGCCGCGTGCTTCCCTTGGTCGATGATCGCAGGGCGCCATGTCTCGACGCTCGCAAGTTGTGGGAGCGCATCGGCAAGCCGCACGGACGGTTCGACAAATGGGCCGATCGCCTCATTCGTCCGCTCATGGACCAGCCGGATTTAAGTGCCCAGATTTGGGCAGTAAAGGTCGCCGCCCGTGGGACGCCCCGCATCGACTACAAGCTGAGCCGAAACGTCGCGGCGCATCTTGCAATGATGGTGACCACGCCCGAGGGCGCCGACATCCGGGACTATTTCCTCGACATGGAGGACCTCGCGCAGCGCCTCACGGAGCACCTCGGGGTTCGCGTTACGGCCATCGTGGAGACCGACAGAGAGGTGACCCATATGATGCGCAGGAGGGCGGGCGACGATGCCAAGGCGCGGCGCATTCCCAAGGCCGCAGTTCTCTCCGCAGCCACGGAGCGCGAGAAGCGCCTCAAGGACACCGTGTGTCTCGTCCTTACGGGGTACCGCACAAGGTGGTGGCGGGAGACCTTCGGGCGCCGTGTGCGGGATGTTCTCGATACCTCAGATGCTGCCCTCTATGCCAAGTGCTACGAATCGGCACTCGCTGCCATCGGATCGGGCGTTGTCAAGAACCCGGATGCCCTGGTGCGGTTCCTCACGCCGACCTATGGCGGGAAGGTGCGGCCGCAGAAGTACCGGGTGAGGGAGGCCACGTAG